The genomic stretch AAAATCGGGAGTTTTTTTAGGGACGTACCGAACGTAAAGAAAACGGTCGTTTATTCTGCGGATGGGAGGGTAGCCGTGTGCGCACCATGCTGTTGCACGATTCTGAGCAGCGATGCTGGGAACTTGCAACGACCACCCGTCGGCAGAGGGATCGGGTAGAGGGGGAGTATTTGTTGTATTATGTAATAATAAATACAATGATACAACATATAATTATTGCATTACGCAACACTGTCCGCGACTTAACCCTGTCCTGGGACGTGCCAGCGTTCTGGGCATCCTCATGCCGGATGCCCCATTTCTCATATCATTATAATATTAATATGATATCTTTCTGATGCCGAGCATCGATCAACGTCCTCCTGTTAACGATTATGTCAGACCGGGCTCGTCTCTTCCCCCGCCTTGTCGATGTGATCCTTGAGGGCGATCACCGACCTTCTTGCCGTCAAAAACGAAGCTGGGCGTAGCGTAGGACACGATCATTCGCATCGTTCCATGTCCTGTGGCTTTGGGGATCAACTACAGATGTGGTCCCCGAAAAATTTTTTTGACAAGGATACGGGTTTTGTTGTATTTAATTGTAAATTGTAGTATTTTACATATAAATACAACATTGCCTGATGAGGTTTTTTATGGCGATTACCAGGGACCAGATTTTTGAGGCTGCCGACCAAATTGTTGCCAATGGTGGGAATGCGACGCTTGCAGCGGTACGCAAAGCGTTGGGGGGAGGCAGTTACACCACCATTTCTGAAGGTATGGCGGAATGGAAAGCCAAGCGGCAAGCGGTTACACAAACTGTCAGCGAACCGGCACCCACAGCGATCCAGGATCGTATGCAGGAGGTTGCGCGGGAACTCTGGTCTGCGGCGATGGAGGTCGCCGACACGCGCTTGCGCTCAGAAAGGGAAAATCTGGAGCAGGTCAGGCAAGATTTGGAGCGTGAACGGCGGGAGGCGGCGGATCTCGCAGACGAGATTGCGGGGGAACTCGATCGCGCGAGGTCCGTCATCGCCGAGCACGAAAAGTCCGCAAAGTTGGCGGCGGCCCAGATCGACCGGTTGACCGGGGAGTTGTCCGACGCATTGGAGCAGTCGCGCGTTGCGCAAGCGGCGCTCAATGAATCCAGGGCGCGGATCGTGGATTTGATGGGCGCCCTTGAACACGAGAAGGCCGCCGTTGCCTCCGCCGAGGAGCGGGCGAACCGGTTTGAGCAACAGGAACGGGAGGCCCGCAAGGCTGAGCAGTCCGCCAGGCTTGCGGAGCAAACGGCGCAATTGCGATTGGAAACCGCTGAGCGCGATTTGTCTTCCTGCAAGGAGCGGGAACGGAAGACGGCGAAAAAGGCCGAGGATGCGGTTGCGAAGTTGGAGCGCGCGGCGGAGCAGGTTCAAAAGCGATTGGATACCACCGCTGCGGAGCTTGAAGCGTCTCGCGCCGAGACGAAGGAGGCGATTCGAGAGGCTGCCGAGTTGCGTGGCAGGCTGGCGATGTTTGAACGCGCCGCCGGTCCTGCGGATTCCGGTGCGGATGGCGTTCTCAGCGCGGCGGATACCGCGCCGGTCAATCACTGACATCCAGGATGCCTGTACCCCTCGGGTAATTGTCCACGGGTACAGGTCTTCCTGGTGTCGGCATCCTCCGCTATTTATATCATTATAATACTAATATGATATCTATTTGATGGCACTGCCAATCGACGCAGGTTGATTTCAAGATCAGCTACAGCGCTAGCTGATCCTCGACGCAGTGACCCGCCCCCTGGTCTGCGCTACCGGCATCACCAACTTCTATAAGATGGTGACCAAGTCTCTCTGCACCTACGACCGGTGGTCCTGTTCCCCAGCGATGCGTCCACCGGCTTGCTACCCTCCCATGTGAGCGGCCTCGCCGCGACCGACGCGGCCAGCTTGACCCTGATCGGGGTGTCCTGGACCGCCGTGTCCGGCGCTACCGGCTCAAGGTCTACTGGTCCAGCACGGCTTCCGGTACCTACGTGCTGAATAAAGCCTGATTGGGCTCATCTTTCTCGCAGTGGATGGGACCAACGGGTTCAGGGCTCAATACACTGTCCCCTGCAATAAAGGCATGATGAGACCGAAGTTCGGCCAAAGCCGCCGTTCAACTTCTGCCAAGAAGTTTCTCGAATAGCCACTTTCGGATGCGCCTCCCGAAAGCCGACACTCGCCGCCGATGGCTTGGCGTCCCCATAAAATGAGGAATCGGTTGTCTTGACCCGAGTCAGGCGTGGTTACCCGATTTCCTGAACAGCCCCTTCGCGCCCCTTCGAACGCCCCCCACCCCGGTGACTTACACGGGCATGGGGATGCCATTCCTCAGGCCACCGCCTTGAGGGCCGCGACGCCGGACAGCATCCGCTCCTGCTGGCGCCGCATCCAGACGCCGATCCTTGCCTCGTCCACGCCCCGGGACGCGAGGACCGCTGCGGCCAGGTCCAGGCCCCGGGGCACGCTGTGGTTGACGGCTACCCGCACCCCGAGGGCCTCGTAGCGCTGGCGTTCCTCTCCGGCGTCGATCGCGATGAAACGGGTCACGTTCGGATAGCGCTGGCGGATCAAGGGGGTGAGCGCCGCCGAGACCTCGTAACGCGCCAAGGCCACGACGACCGCCGCGCGCTCCGCCATGCGCAGGGTCTCGATGAAGTGGGGATCGGCGGGGCCGCCGAACGCCACCGGATAACCGTTGGCGGTGGCGGCAGCGAACCGGTCGGGATCGAACTCGACCGCCTCGTAGTCGATGCCATGCGCTTCGAGGCCGTCGGCGACTGTGCGCCCCACCTCCCCCATGGCGACTACGACGACCGGGGCCAGGGTTTCCCTCGGGTTAGTTCCTCGGGGCTGGGGGCAAGCCGGTGCCTGAGGCCAGCATCGGCGTCAGCGCTAGGCTGAGGGCGACCCCGGCGATCAAAACCGCCGTCGGGCTGTCGCCCAGCGCGATTCCCACGGCCGGCAGGCCCACGATCACGAAGGCGAATTCGGAACCCTGCGAGAGCAATAGGCCGATCTGTACCGAACCCGGCACCGACCAACGGAAGACCTGATTAGAAACCTTCTTCAGCCAGCCCGGCAAAATCCAGGTTTTCCTGATGGGAAGGCGCATACTGGTCGCCCTCCCAAGGAGGAACCTACCCATGGCGATGAACCGCATCCAATTCCAACCGGGCCTGTCGTTGCCTGCATTTCTTGAACAGTTCGGCAGTGAGGCGCAATGCGAGGCCGCGCTAGAAAAAGCGCGCTGGCCCGAGGGCTTCCGCTGTCCCCGTTGCGGCCAAGCGGAGCATTCCGTGCTTCATGTCGGCGTCCACAAGACTTGCCAATGCCGGGACTGCTAGCTGCAAACCTCGCTGATCGCGGGCACCCTGTTCCAAAGCACCCGCCTCCCGCTGACGATCTGGTTCCCGGCGATCTACCTGGTGGGCCACAGGCCAAGACCGGCTTATCCGCCCTGGCCCTGAAGCGGCCACTGGGCGTCAGCTACCCCACGGCCTGGTTGATCCAGCACAAGCTGATGCAGGCCATGGCCGAGCGCGACGCCCGGTACCGGCTGGACGGCCCGGCCCAAGTGGACGACGCCTATCTTGGCGGCGAACTGCCCGGCGGCAAGGTAGGGTGCGACTCCGAAAACAAGGTGCCCTTCGTCGCGGCGGTTTCGCTCAACGCCGAGGGACATCCGATATACGTCAAGATGGCACCGGTTCCCGGTTTTACGCGCAAGGCCATCGCCGACTGGGCCAAGGCCGACCTCAACCCCGGTTGCCGGGTGGTTTCCGACGGCCTGGCGTGTTTCGCCGGAGTGGCCGACGCCGGATGCCTGCACCAGCCCGTCGTCGTCGGCACCCGCAAGCCCAAGGATCTGCCGCAGTTCAGTTGGATCAACACGGTGCTGGGCAACCTCAAGACCGGCTTCGGCGGTGCCTACCATGCGTTCGACTTCGCCAAATCCGGCACGCGCTACTTGGCCGCGTTCGTTTATCGCTTCAATCGGCGCTTCCATCTCGAGATGCTCCCCATGCGCCTCCTCGCTGCCGCCCTCGCCATCGACCCGCGTCCGGCCCCTTGGCTCCGTCGGGCTGAAGAATCTTGCTAATCAGGAAGAACTATTCGCTTGGTGAAACAAATAACAGAATTCCGGTCGGATCCATTGCCACATCCAAACGCCATTAATTATATGTACTCACAACGGCTCAAGCAGGCCTGCAATATCGACCCTCCTAGTCAAGATGCGGTCCCTGATTTCCCCCTCTCTTCCAATATAAAATCCGGCCCTGATGCTCTCATAGCCTTCTTGTATTTTTTTCAAAATGTCGCGCCTAGTGGTCTTGGCTTCGTTTTCTGAAAGATTCGCCAACCTCTCTCTAAGCATCAACTCGTAATATCTGGTCAATTTCGGCTTGGTGCGTTCAGGGCTATGGAGGATCGAATAATTGGAATCAAGGATCACGTCCTGATACCTGATCCTGTCCTGCCTGGAATCTCGGTTGGGCCGATAGCTCAGGAAGATCAAGCGATAAGCGACCACATATAGCATCAGACGGATCTTGTGTTGGCCACCCACACCTTTGAACCTGAACCCGATGTTGCGCCAAATTTCCTGCCCATACCGCACGTATATCCCCTCGACCAACGTATCCAAAGCATCTAGGGATTCCTCTGTTTCCCCATGAATCCATATGGCCAGAATCCGTGCGGCCGCGTGGAGATACGACGGGCGTTTCCTGTCGTCTAGCGCCATGGCCAGGGGCAGGATCACCGGCGCATGCCAGTTCTTCCTGCCATAGAATCCCCAGATTTCTTGTTGATTGGCGGCGGTGAAGTTGTCGAGAAATTCCTCGCTGTGGAGGTAGGGCGCGAACCAGACATTGAGCGCCAGGTTCTCGGCCAGGAGCGCCTCGTCCAGTTCACCGGCGGGCCGGTACCATTGCCCGAAGCTCAGGTACATTTCTCCCTCGTCGGTGATGGAGCCCCTTTGGTCGATGTAGCGCTTGTCCCGGAGCACTTCCTCGTACAGCAGGAACTCCCTTTCAGGGAGTAGCCTCTCCGGGAAGTAGTTCTGGACCATGGCGTAGCCGTCCCGGACGGTTAGCCCCTCCTCCTTGGGCGCGAATCGGGTGTTCCTGAGCATGAACCGCTGGATTTCGTCGGCCTGGT from Methylomagnum ishizawai encodes the following:
- a CDS encoding DNA-binding protein; the protein is MAITRDQIFEAADQIVANGGNATLAAVRKALGGGSYTTISEGMAEWKAKRQAVTQTVSEPAPTAIQDRMQEVARELWSAAMEVADTRLRSERENLEQVRQDLERERREAADLADEIAGELDRARSVIAEHEKSAKLAAAQIDRLTGELSDALEQSRVAQAALNESRARIVDLMGALEHEKAAVASAEERANRFEQQEREARKAEQSARLAEQTAQLRLETAERDLSSCKERERKTAKKAEDAVAKLERAAEQVQKRLDTTAAELEASRAETKEAIREAAELRGRLAMFERAAGPADSGADGVLSAADTAPVNH
- a CDS encoding NAD-binding protein; translation: MAPVVVVAMGEVGRTVADGLEAHGIDYEAVEFDPDRFAAATANGYPVAFGGPADPHFIETLRMAERAAVVVALARYEVSAALTPLIRQRYPNVTRFIAIDAGEERQRYEALGVRVAVNHSVPRGLDLAAAVLASRGVDEARIGVWMRRQQERMLSGVAALKAVA